One genomic region from Fundulus heteroclitus isolate FHET01 unplaced genomic scaffold, MU-UCD_Fhet_4.1 scaffold_80, whole genome shotgun sequence encodes:
- the LOC118562046 gene encoding zinc transporter Slc39a7-like, with amino-acid sequence MGATETPVSVWVNIFDPDQFHFTNPTTSSSCRLSEDRLTDIVFGATLLISAAPFLILFLIPVQSNSDQHQNLLKVLLSFASGGLLGDNFLHLIPHALEPHSHHEDGDDGHSASEESHDHGHSHGAAHGHMMSVGLWVLGGIIAFLVVEKFVRLLKGGHSHSHSHAAPKEKDSDREGEEEKKTKEKKKNKDAKVRETQEKKGTEIKVSGYLNLAADFTHNFTDGLAIGASFLVSPAVGAVTTLTILLHEVPHEIGDFAILVQSGCTKKINI; translated from the exons ATGGGGGCCACGGAAA CTCCTGTATCAGTGTGGGTCAATATCTTTGACCCGGATCAGTTCCACTTTACAAACCCAACCACCTCCTCCTCATGTCGCCTTTCTGAGGATCGTCTTACTGACATTGTTTT CGGAGCCACCCTGCTGATCAGCGCGGCTCCATTCCTCATCCTTTTCCTGATCCCAGTCCAGTCCAACAGCGACCAGCACCAGAACCTGCTCAAGGTGCTGCTGAGTTTCGCGTCTGGCGGACTGCTGGGTGATAACTTCCTGCACCTCATACCGCACGCTCTCG AGCCTCATTCCCATCATGAAGATGGAGATGATGGACACTCTGCAAGTGAAGAGTCACATGACCACGGCCACTCCCATG GAGCCGCCCACGGTCACATGATGTCCGTTGGATTGTGGGTTCTCGGGGGGATCATCGCCTTCCTGGTTGTTGAAAAATTTGTGCGTCTGCTGAAGGGAGGGCATTCCCACAGCCACTCTCACG CTGCTCCTAAAGAAAAGGACAGTGATAGAGAGGGGGAAGAggaaaagaagacaaaagagaagaaaaagaacaaagatgCAAAGGTGCGAGAGACGCAGGAGAAGAAGGGCACAG AAATCAAGGTGTCCGGTTATCTGAACCTAGCAGCTGACTTCACGCATAATTTCACCGATGGCCTGGCAATCGGCGCCTCATTCCTCGTCAGCCCAGCCGTGGGCGCCGTCACCACCCTGACAATCCTGCTCCACGAGGTTCCACATGAGATCGGGGACTTTGCCATCCTTGTTCAGTCTGGCTGCactaaaaagataaatatataa
- the LOC118562045 gene encoding zinc transporter SLC39A7-like: MFPLNEKNRNEGNNETELPLFPSVHQAMCLQLLTAVGALAGTACSLMAEGVGATATAWILPFTAGGFVYIATVTVLPEVLAGRSSFGQSLMEILALLFGGMTGKKQAKIHGYFEARSDFTDAYPLPAPSTLRQ; encoded by the exons ATGTTCCCTTTAAAcgagaaaaacagaaatgaaggcAATAATGAGACTGAGTTGCCGCTGTTCCCCTCTGTGCACCAGGCCATGTGTCTACAGCTGCTGACCGCAGTGGGAGCTCTGGCCGGGACGGCGTGCTCCCTGATGGCCGAAGGCGTGGGCGCCACGGCCACCGCCTGGATCCTCCCCTTCACAGCTGGTGGGTTCGTTTACATCGCCACCGTGACGGTGCTCCCTGAGGTGCTGGCCGGCCGCTCCAGTTTCGGCCAATCCCTCATGGAGATCCTGGCGCTGCTGTTCGGA GGAAtgacagggaaaaaacaggcaaaaatacatggatactttgaagcgagaagtGACTTCACCGACGCCTACCCCCTCCCCGCCCCCTCCACCCTCCGCCAGTAA